The segment GCCGACCTGCTCGAGGCCAAGCACGCGTCGAAGCGCCAGGTCGGCTCGCTGCTCGCCGAGTGGGTGCCGTCGCGGCTCGCGCACGCGTGGCTCGACACGCATCGCGTGGCCGCCGACGCACGGCTCGCCGACCTGCCGGACAAGGCGCTGCGGCAGGTCGGCGAGGCGCTCGGCGGCTGGACGCTGACGCCGAACGGCACCGAGGGCTACAAGAAGGCCGAGGTGACGAGGGGCGGCGTGGACACGCGCGAGCTGTCGTCGGCGACGATGATGAGCGCGCGGGTGCCGGGCCTGTTCTTCGTCGGCGAGGCGGTGGACGTGACCGGCTGGCTGGGTGGTTACAACTTCCAGTGGGCGTGGGCCTCCGGCGTGGCGGCCGGGCAGGCGGCCGCGGAGTTTTCACGCGGCGCTTGACGCGGTAGTGCCTTTGTGTAAAGGGTCTGCTATACTCAAAAATCTTTCCCTGCAAACTTTTTTACGTGTCGGGTCATGACGATCATTCGCGTTAAAGAAAACGAGCCGTTCGAAGTTGCCATGCGTCGCTTCAAGCGCACGATCGAGAAGAACGGTCTGCTGACCGAGCTTCGTGCGCGTGAGTTCTACGAGAAGCCGACGGCCGAGCGCAAGCGTAAGAAAGCGGCAGCGGTGAAGCGTCACTACAAGCGCATCCGCAGCCAGATGTTGCCGAAAAAGCTGTACTGAACGATTTAGCGCCGCGCGGTTCGCTGAGCGGCGCACCGGCGGTTCCCTGCGAGTCGCCGATGCCGGATTCGAGCAACCCGCTTGAGACAGAGTCCCAAGCGGGTTTTTGTGTTGACGCCCGCTGGCGGGCGTCGGATTCACGTTTCCATCTCCGGGTGAAAGATGAGTTTGAAAGAGCAGATCAGCGAAGACATGAAGGCCGCGATGCGCGCGAAGGAAGCCGAGCGCCTTGCGACGATTCGCCTGCTGCTGGCCGCGATCAAGCAGCGTGAGGTCGACGAGCAGATCACGCTCGACGATGCCGCCGTCACGGCCGTGATCGACAAGATGATCAAGCAGCGCAAGGATTCGATCAGCCAGTTCCAGGCCGCGGGCCGCGACGATCTCGTGGCGAAGGAGCAGGCCGAGCTGACGGTGCTGAGCGGCTACATGCCCGCGCAACTGTCGGAGGCCGAAGTGGCCGCCGAAGTCCAGGCCGCTGTCGCGCAGACCGGCGCTGCAGGCCCGCAGGACATGGGCAAGGTGATGGGCGTGCTGAAGGGCAAGCTCGCCGGCCGTGCCGACATGACCGCCGTTTCCGCGCTCGTCAAGGCCGCGCTCTCGAAGTAAAACCCCCGTGCCCGGCGCGCGTCGATGGTGCGCGCCGGGCCGACGCATGTCTTTTTTCCGCTCGATCCCACGGTGATTCCGCATTCGTTCCTGCAGGATTTGCTGAACCGCGTCGACATCGTCGACGTGGTGGGCCGGTACGTGCAGCTCAAGAAGGGCGGCGCCAATTTCATGGGGCTGTGCCCGTTCCACAACGAGAAAAGCCCGTCGTTCACCGTCAGTCCGACCAAGCAGTTCTATCACTGCTTCGGCTGCGGCGCCCACGGCACGGCGATCGGCTTCCTGATGGAGCATGCGGGGCTGACGTTCCCGGAAGCCGTGCAGGAGCTCGCGCAGTCGGTCGGGCTGACCGTGCCGCACGAGCCGTCGCCGATGCGCGGCGGCGGTGGAGGCGGCGGCGACTATCCGTCGCAGCCGGCCGTATCGAAATCGGTGGCGACCGCGCTCTCCGACGTGATGGCCGCCGCGTGCGACTACTACCGCAAGCAGCTGCGTGGCGCGCCCACGGCAATCCAGTATCTGAAGAAACGGGGGCTGACCGGCGAGGTCGCGGCCCGGTTCGGTCTCGGCTATGCGCCGGACGGCTGGCAAAACCTCGAAACGGCGTTTCCCAATTATCGGGACGAGGCGCTGGTCGAGTCCGGGCTCGTGATCGTCAGCGAGAAGACCGACGCGCAAGGCGTCGCGCGGCGCTACGACCGCTTCCGCGAACGGATCATGTTCCCGATCCGCAACGTGAAGGGGCAGGTGATCGGCTTCGGCGGCCGCGTGCTGGGCAGCGGCGAGCCCAAGTATTTGAATTCCCCCGAAACACCACTATTTAACAAGGGCAGCGAGCTGTACGGGCTGTTCGAGGCGCGGCTCGCGATCCGCGAGCGCAAGTACGTGCTCGTCGTCGAGGGCTATATGGACGTCGTCGCGCTCGCGCAGCTCGGTTTCCCGAACGCGGTCGCGACGCTCGGCACCGCGTGCACGCCGATTCACGTGCAAAAGCTGATGCGGCAGACCGACACGGTGATCTTCAGCTTCGACGGCGACGCGGCCGGGCGCCGCGCGGCGCGGCGGGCGCTCGAGGCGTGCCTGCCGCACGCGGCGGACAACCGGACGATCCGGTTCCTTTTTCTGCCGACCGAGCACGACCCGGACAGCTACGTGCGCGAATTCGGCGCCGATGCGTTTTCCGAGCAGGTCGAGCGGGCGATGCCGCTGTCGCAGTTCCTGCTGAACGAGGCGATCGCCGGCAAGGCGCTCGACCAGCCGGAAGGCCGCGCGAAGGCGCTGTTCGACGCGAAGCCGCTGCTGCAGGCGCTGCCGGCGAACGCGCTGCGCGCGCAGATCATGCATATGTTCGCGGACCGGCTGGACATTCCGTTCGAGGAGGTCGCGGGGCTGTCCGACGTCGATACGCGGATCGACGCGCCGCCGCGCAAGGCGCCCGCGCGCAGCGATCGGCGCCGCGTGACGGACAACGAGAAGCGTGCGTTGCGCAACCTCGTGATGCATCCGCGGGTCGCCGTGCAGCTCGACG is part of the Burkholderia ubonensis subsp. mesacidophila genome and harbors:
- the rpsU gene encoding 30S ribosomal protein S21, yielding MTIIRVKENEPFEVAMRRFKRTIEKNGLLTELRAREFYEKPTAERKRKKAAAVKRHYKRIRSQMLPKKLY
- the dnaG gene encoding DNA primase gives rise to the protein MIPHSFLQDLLNRVDIVDVVGRYVQLKKGGANFMGLCPFHNEKSPSFTVSPTKQFYHCFGCGAHGTAIGFLMEHAGLTFPEAVQELAQSVGLTVPHEPSPMRGGGGGGGDYPSQPAVSKSVATALSDVMAAACDYYRKQLRGAPTAIQYLKKRGLTGEVAARFGLGYAPDGWQNLETAFPNYRDEALVESGLVIVSEKTDAQGVARRYDRFRERIMFPIRNVKGQVIGFGGRVLGSGEPKYLNSPETPLFNKGSELYGLFEARLAIRERKYVLVVEGYMDVVALAQLGFPNAVATLGTACTPIHVQKLMRQTDTVIFSFDGDAAGRRAARRALEACLPHAADNRTIRFLFLPTEHDPDSYVREFGADAFSEQVERAMPLSQFLLNEAIAGKALDQPEGRAKALFDAKPLLQALPANALRAQIMHMFADRLDIPFEEVAGLSDVDTRIDAPPRKAPARSDRRRVTDNEKRALRNLVMHPRVAVQLDDEQVATLRTLPRIGELFGEVVDHARALGDGAEFRLLSDVLRMSSNAATYEEIFREILDYDENVRDLLLQNPEDETVSERQRDQERIAGEELQAAVLKMRYDACCDRLDRLSRQSTFTPEELAELTELNQQRADMKRRLGL
- a CDS encoding GatB/YqeY domain-containing protein — translated: MSLKEQISEDMKAAMRAKEAERLATIRLLLAAIKQREVDEQITLDDAAVTAVIDKMIKQRKDSISQFQAAGRDDLVAKEQAELTVLSGYMPAQLSEAEVAAEVQAAVAQTGAAGPQDMGKVMGVLKGKLAGRADMTAVSALVKAALSK